The region GGCAAGAGTCTAAAAAACCATTAAAGCCACAGGTAGAGGATTACGAAAAATGGAAGGCAAGAATGCTGGCAACGGCAGAAGCTAAACTAATAGAAATGGAAGCTATGGAAGAAATGGAAGCGTAGACCAAACATGTATCCCTAGGCCATTTAAAACCCAGTTCatcttttattatataaaacatTCTCATTACGTTTaagtaaaatttataaaaaactcttcaaaaattaaattcgtATTCGTAAAAATGCCGTTCGAACTTAGTACTTTTTATCTATGGTTAACATTTTGTCAATTACTTTGGTTTGGTTCTTCATATGAGCTATAAGTAAATCCCCAATATCAACAAGATCGCCGTTCCCATCATGGGCATTGTAGACTAGAAGGTCTACCTCATTACGGGTTTCTGGCCATGTTTTGATGAGATCCTTTAAATGCTTACAGAACTTAAGCCAAATTTCGCGTTGAAGTTCCTTCATTTGCCAAGTGGCTGACAGATTGGACTGCATGGAATCGAAGAAGGACAACATTGGTGTGGCACCTTCCATGGCAAAGTAATATGTTTTTCCGTTGATCATTTTAGTAAGACGGTAAACGTCGTGCTTGAAAGGACGATAGACGCCAGCTCGGTTAAGGTGTCTAGTCTCTAAGGGCTGCATATCGAATTTTTTGATGTTAACTAATGAATTTAATGTGAAACTATGGCATATTACCTTGGCTTTCTGCAACAAAGGACTCTCCAGAACCTTATTGACGAACATTTCATCGGGAATAAGGATGATCAGGCGGTCCACACCAAACGTGATGTTGTTCTCGGCCTGGATGGGaatgaattatttataaatgaaACTAAAACCATTCAAAGAATTCAAACTCTTACCTCGTAGACCGCCATGCGATGTTTGATTCCATCGTTGTTGCTTTCGGGCAATACCAATTTCAGGTAACCATGAAAGTAATTCGACGCCATGCCTGCCGCATAGTCCAGGCCGTGATCTTCCCGGATCCAGTGAGAGTAGGTTAGCGTGCTCCGGCTTAAATCGAAGAAGAACCAGTACATCGGAATTTGGGCCAAATAGAGAGCGGTAGGAATAACGACCCTAAAATCTCCAGTAACTGAAATTCGGGACAGACCCGCGATGACGAATGCCATAGCCAGATAGACATGTTTGCTTTCGTAGGTGCACCCACGACGTAAAATCGTCCATAATCGATCTTCCGGTAGATAATACCGGCTATAGCGGATATATTCTACGGCACAGCGGAACAATCGCAGCAGGAAATCGGCGAGGAAAACGGTAGCCGCAACTCGAATCGAGACATCTGGGTCGAATCATGATTTATGGGTTATAGTTGCTTATCTGTTACCGATCGTGTTATCACTAACCTGCATAGTCACCCAGCATTTTCAAATAGTACCATTTCCTGCTTTTTACCGTCCTGACAGCTCCATTGGCAACCTCCTCGTCTTGATTATATTGCGAATTTTTTGGAACTGCCATTATTTCCAGATAGTGCGAACCAGGGCTGCCAGATCAGTTAACAAAAGCttcttttcaatttcattaaaGCACAGTGGGAAAAATATCAGTTTTGGGAAACAGATCAATAAAActgatattaaaaattgtcaaattcaaaaaaggtTACGGTTACCAGTTAAAAAAAGTGTCTAGttttatacataaatatatatgtatttagaaaaaaaaagtataatgAAATCTTCGAATACTGCACAGCAAATTCTTGCCATCCGA is a window of Drosophila bipectinata strain 14024-0381.07 chromosome 2R, DbipHiC1v2, whole genome shotgun sequence DNA encoding:
- the Sting gene encoding stimulator of interferon genes protein homolog, producing the protein MAVPKNSQYNQDEEVANGAVRTVKSRKWYYLKMLGDYADVSIRVAATVFLADFLLRLFRCAVEYIRYSRYYLPEDRLWTILRRGCTYESKHVYLAMAFVIAGLSRISVTGDFRVVIPTALYLAQIPMYWFFFDLSRSTLTYSHWIREDHGLDYAAGMASNYFHGYLKLVLPESNNDGIKHRMAVYEAENNITFGVDRLIILIPDEMFVNKVLESPLLQKAKPLETRHLNRAGVYRPFKHDVYRLTKMINGKTYYFAMEGATPMLSFFDSMQSNLSATWQMKELQREIWLKFCKHLKDLIKTWPETRNEVDLLVYNAHDGNGDLVDIGDLLIAHMKNQTKVIDKMLTIDKKY